One genomic window of Arthrobacter caoxuetaonis includes the following:
- a CDS encoding MFS transporter: MSPEPFTHEHADMHPPAQLSPDTSVPPAASKPATGRYARIFEIAGSAFFSVGFLARLPLAMLTIGALTLVTSITGSYAQGGFAAGAVGLGSALGAPLLGYLADRIGQRPLLLGTAVANPLMILAVLWTASQLPGGGPLAAVLAAAFAMGASSAQVGPLARVRWMSLTARDRTGQELGTALSYESMADELSFVLGPALVGLLAATVAPWLPLALAAALSATMVTAFALHRTVGAVQPSPRRRRPANGKARASKDRAEGVSWALLALPVLGMVAMGTFFGATQASLTAFGGSFGIADAAGLLYSVMGISSAAAALSVAFWPEKFSQSARWVMSAFAMTGAALLLLLPGGVPEMLVVLFILGIPVGPTMVSIFGIGAQLAPRHLMGTVMTLLASGTVTGTAIGSALAGPLAEEYGHGAAFWVSAGAAAALLVLGLASSAAVRRAKKDPA, translated from the coding sequence ATGAGCCCTGAACCGTTTACCCACGAGCACGCTGACATGCATCCCCCCGCCCAACTGTCCCCGGACACCAGCGTCCCGCCTGCGGCGTCGAAACCCGCCACCGGCCGCTACGCGCGGATCTTCGAGATTGCCGGCTCCGCCTTCTTCTCGGTCGGCTTCTTGGCCCGCCTCCCGCTCGCCATGCTGACCATCGGGGCACTGACCCTGGTTACGAGCATCACCGGGTCCTACGCGCAGGGAGGCTTCGCCGCCGGCGCGGTGGGACTCGGGTCTGCGCTTGGTGCGCCGCTGCTGGGCTACCTGGCGGACCGCATTGGCCAGCGGCCGCTGCTGCTGGGTACCGCCGTCGCCAATCCGCTCATGATCCTGGCCGTCCTGTGGACGGCGTCGCAGCTTCCCGGCGGGGGACCGCTGGCTGCCGTGCTGGCAGCAGCATTCGCCATGGGGGCCAGCAGTGCCCAGGTGGGTCCGCTGGCCCGGGTCCGGTGGATGTCCCTGACTGCACGGGACCGCACCGGGCAGGAACTTGGGACTGCGCTGTCCTATGAGAGCATGGCCGACGAACTCAGCTTTGTCCTGGGCCCTGCCCTGGTGGGGCTGCTGGCTGCCACGGTAGCGCCCTGGCTTCCGCTGGCCCTGGCCGCTGCACTTTCGGCGACCATGGTGACGGCCTTTGCCCTGCACCGGACGGTCGGCGCTGTCCAGCCCTCACCCCGCCGCCGGCGCCCTGCCAACGGTAAGGCCCGTGCCTCCAAGGACCGCGCCGAAGGCGTGTCCTGGGCGCTGCTGGCGCTTCCCGTCCTGGGCATGGTGGCAATGGGCACCTTCTTCGGAGCGACGCAGGCATCCCTGACAGCTTTCGGCGGGAGTTTCGGCATCGCAGACGCGGCCGGCCTCCTCTACTCCGTGATGGGTATCAGTTCTGCTGCTGCGGCTTTGTCCGTGGCGTTCTGGCCGGAGAAATTCAGCCAGTCGGCACGGTGGGTGATGTCTGCATTTGCCATGACCGGTGCCGCACTGCTCCTGCTGCTGCCCGGCGGCGTACCCGAAATGCTCGTGGTGCTGTTCATTCTCGGCATTCCCGTGGGACCCACTATGGTCAGCATTTTCGGCATCGGTGCCCAGCTGGCACCCCGCCATCTCATGGGGACCGTCATGACGCTGCTGGCCAGCGGTACGGTTACCGGAACAGCCATCGGTTCCGCGCTGGCCGGTCCGCTGGCAGAGGAGTACGGGCACGGCGCCGCATTCTGGGTCAGCGCAGGAGCAGCCGCTGCGCTCCTCGTCCTGGGGTTGGCGTCCTCCGCCGCAGTCCGCCGCGCAAAAAAAGATCCAGCATAG
- a CDS encoding AAA family ATPase — MRIHRLEMQAFGPFADRQSIDFDELGAQGLFLLNGPTGAGKTSVLDAICFALYGSVPGARQEARKLRSDHASPGTPPEVVLDFSAGPRRFKVVRNPQWERPAKRAGSATGTVTEQARTLLSEFVNGEWTQKTARNDEAAAEIQSLLGMSREQFTRVVMLPQGDFAAFLRADATSRADLLQRLFGTWRFEEIERQLKEQTDAARARLAEARSASELLRAQARNEIMRCAKLLGEPAEDEDNPEQHQEAEQDSAWLQSVQDSLAERLDALRAEQEESSSELERAEEALHQLQARRARGMALLQLEADEREHARREAAMVPRRRALKDHDRAAGLAGYLAACASAARSFRNASAAAADSLGELRHAAGRAGFAELVPAGDGGESAAEALPVPAGLDGLDEHTAAEISAAEVLLAEAERAAALHRQAAADRTREETLRAEADGVQKTAGTLREEQDELRSGLPALRTAAAAVQASRARMEEAARTQEVIAAYKRALAASAASGESAADARQRYQDQREKWQGLLQLRLDQAAAELASALQDGEGCPVCGSTSHPDPAPLPEDGGFVTREEEAAARQSTEAAEKEWDAARLAAETDAAEVSSLRGQGGEADAGEARRAGEEAERDYRVAQAAAQQLAADEERLRSLEDEIGQLDRRVSLLLQDAAQAQARGAAAAEEAAGLLGRGTGAEPAALMGRVQELKRVRRLSGAARSALQAAGHAASVQEDSIRALSEALDGTGFTDEAAVRAALLPEAEAGELRRGLEELDLESARLAMRRESQDAAALDGDGEPETMPNEEDVAEASESAEAARQAVTGKALQIGLLEGSAAALIDLAGRLAAAEEEMRPLQERHDLLSSVSDTARGNGENSYRMALSTYVLAARLEQVAAAATERLAAMTAGRYSLVHDDSRSGNRRAGLGLHVIDDWTGIRRDTSTLSGGESFMASLALALGLADVVQQEAGGTSMETLFVDEGFGSLDEEALEQVMDALEGLRDGGRVVGLVSHVAEMKQRIGAQLQITRGRNGSTVRFRAAETLPA; from the coding sequence ATGAGGATCCACCGGTTGGAGATGCAGGCGTTCGGACCCTTTGCGGACCGCCAGTCCATTGACTTCGACGAACTGGGCGCCCAGGGTCTGTTTCTGCTCAACGGGCCCACCGGCGCCGGCAAGACCAGTGTCCTCGATGCCATTTGTTTCGCCCTGTACGGTTCGGTTCCCGGAGCCAGGCAGGAAGCCCGCAAGCTGCGCAGCGACCACGCGTCCCCGGGGACGCCGCCGGAAGTTGTCCTGGACTTCAGTGCCGGGCCGCGCCGTTTCAAGGTGGTACGCAATCCTCAGTGGGAGCGCCCGGCCAAACGGGCCGGCAGTGCGACCGGAACCGTCACGGAACAGGCGCGGACCCTGCTCAGCGAGTTCGTCAACGGTGAATGGACGCAGAAGACGGCCCGCAATGATGAGGCCGCCGCGGAGATCCAAAGCCTGCTCGGGATGAGCCGGGAGCAGTTCACCCGTGTGGTCATGCTTCCCCAGGGGGACTTCGCCGCTTTCCTGCGGGCCGATGCAACGTCCCGCGCGGACCTGCTGCAGCGGCTTTTTGGCACATGGCGTTTCGAGGAAATCGAGCGGCAGCTCAAGGAACAGACGGACGCCGCACGTGCCCGCCTCGCCGAGGCACGGTCCGCCAGTGAACTCCTGCGGGCCCAGGCCCGGAACGAAATCATGCGCTGCGCCAAGCTGCTGGGAGAACCTGCGGAGGATGAAGACAATCCGGAGCAGCACCAGGAGGCCGAGCAGGACTCGGCTTGGCTGCAGTCCGTGCAGGACTCTCTCGCGGAACGCCTGGACGCCCTGCGTGCAGAGCAGGAGGAAAGCAGCTCGGAGCTGGAGCGCGCAGAGGAAGCCCTCCACCAGCTGCAGGCCCGACGCGCCCGCGGCATGGCCCTGCTCCAGCTGGAGGCAGACGAACGGGAGCATGCCCGGCGTGAAGCCGCCATGGTTCCCCGTCGGCGGGCGCTCAAGGATCATGACCGTGCAGCCGGCCTCGCGGGCTACCTGGCGGCCTGCGCCTCCGCTGCACGGAGCTTCCGGAATGCCTCCGCTGCGGCCGCAGACTCCCTCGGGGAACTGCGGCACGCTGCAGGCCGCGCCGGTTTTGCCGAGCTGGTTCCGGCCGGCGACGGTGGCGAATCCGCCGCGGAGGCACTGCCGGTTCCGGCCGGACTCGACGGATTGGATGAACACACGGCGGCGGAAATATCCGCTGCCGAAGTACTCCTGGCCGAAGCGGAGCGTGCTGCGGCGCTGCACCGGCAGGCTGCCGCAGACCGTACCCGGGAGGAAACGCTTCGGGCGGAAGCGGACGGCGTTCAGAAGACAGCCGGGACGCTGCGCGAAGAGCAGGACGAGCTCCGTTCCGGACTTCCCGCGCTGCGGACGGCGGCTGCAGCTGTTCAGGCTTCCCGTGCCCGGATGGAGGAGGCAGCCAGGACCCAAGAGGTGATCGCAGCCTACAAGCGGGCCCTTGCCGCTTCGGCAGCGTCCGGCGAATCCGCCGCCGATGCGCGGCAGCGCTACCAGGACCAGCGTGAGAAGTGGCAGGGCCTGCTCCAGCTCCGTCTGGACCAGGCTGCCGCCGAGCTCGCCTCGGCGCTTCAGGACGGCGAAGGCTGCCCGGTCTGCGGAAGCACCAGCCATCCGGACCCGGCTCCGTTGCCGGAAGACGGAGGCTTCGTCACCCGCGAGGAAGAAGCAGCGGCACGGCAGTCCACCGAGGCTGCGGAAAAGGAATGGGACGCGGCACGCCTCGCGGCAGAGACCGACGCCGCCGAAGTCTCCAGCCTCCGGGGGCAGGGCGGCGAAGCCGACGCCGGCGAAGCCCGCCGTGCGGGCGAAGAAGCGGAACGGGATTACCGGGTCGCCCAGGCGGCCGCGCAGCAGCTCGCTGCGGACGAAGAACGCCTGCGCAGCCTTGAGGACGAAATCGGGCAGCTCGACCGCCGGGTATCGCTCCTGCTCCAGGATGCTGCCCAGGCCCAGGCACGGGGCGCAGCAGCTGCGGAAGAGGCCGCCGGCCTTCTGGGCCGCGGGACCGGTGCAGAGCCGGCCGCCCTCATGGGTCGGGTGCAGGAACTGAAACGCGTGCGCCGCCTCTCCGGGGCCGCCAGGTCTGCGCTGCAGGCTGCCGGCCATGCCGCGTCCGTCCAGGAAGATTCCATCCGGGCCCTTTCCGAAGCGCTGGACGGAACAGGGTTCACAGACGAGGCAGCCGTGAGGGCAGCACTGCTGCCGGAGGCGGAGGCCGGTGAACTCCGCAGGGGACTGGAGGAGCTCGACCTGGAAAGCGCACGGCTGGCCATGCGGCGCGAAAGCCAGGACGCAGCAGCGCTGGACGGCGACGGCGAGCCTGAGACCATGCCGAACGAAGAGGATGTTGCCGAAGCCTCGGAAAGCGCCGAGGCAGCGCGGCAGGCCGTTACGGGCAAGGCCCTGCAGATTGGGCTTCTGGAAGGATCCGCCGCCGCCTTGATAGACCTCGCCGGCAGGCTGGCAGCTGCCGAAGAAGAGATGCGTCCGCTGCAGGAGCGGCATGACCTGCTCTCCTCCGTCAGTGACACGGCTCGCGGCAACGGTGAGAACAGCTACCGTATGGCGCTGAGTACGTATGTGCTCGCCGCCCGCCTTGAACAGGTGGCTGCGGCGGCGACAGAGCGGCTGGCTGCGATGACGGCAGGCAGGTACTCGCTGGTCCACGATGATTCGCGTTCCGGAAACCGCCGGGCGGGACTCGGACTGCACGTCATCGACGATTGGACGGGGATCCGCAGGGACACCTCCACGCTCTCGGGCGGTGAGTCCTTCATGGCTTCGCTGGCACTCGCGCTTGGCCTCGCCGACGTCGTCCAGCAGGAGGCGGGCGGAACGAGCATGGAGACATTGTTCGTGGATGAAGGCTTCGGCAGCCTCGATGAGGAAGCCCTGGAACAGGTGATGGATGCCTTGGAAGGGCTGCGCGACGGCGGCAGGGTGGTCGGGCTGGTCAGCCACGTGGCGGAAATGAAGCAGCGCATCGGCGCCCAGCTTCAGATCACCCGGGGACGCAACGGCTCCACGGTGCGGTTCCGGGCAGCTGAAACCCTCCCGGCCTGA
- a CDS encoding exonuclease SbcCD subunit D has translation MRILHTSDWHLGRSFHGVGMLDAQRAFLAQLLDTVRTSAVDAVLISGDVYDRALPGVDVVRLLDQALADITAAGARVILTSGNHDSAARLGFGGRIFEQGGVHLRTGIEAITAPVLLGEGTPVAVYGIPYLEPRLAAPELGPDVSPTHTGVLGEAVRRIREDVARREAAGAPVLPLVMAHTFASGGITSDSERDLSVGGVGAVPLDLFSGFTYAALGHLHGRQELAPNVWYSGSPLPYSFSEARQSKGGLLVEIDDGGLTAVTPVPWKAPRNLQVLRGTLEGLLEDPHLGTAEDAWCQVTLTDEQRPPKAMERIRSRFPGTLVLAFEPPSGSRGVNESYSTRLARATDDLDVCCGFLDHVRSREAAPEERDLFAEVLGKVNAAEVSK, from the coding sequence ATGCGAATCCTGCACACCTCAGACTGGCACCTGGGCCGGTCTTTCCACGGAGTCGGCATGCTGGACGCCCAGCGGGCGTTCCTGGCCCAGCTGCTCGACACGGTCCGCACCTCGGCAGTGGATGCCGTCCTCATTTCCGGTGACGTGTACGACCGCGCGCTTCCCGGCGTCGACGTCGTCCGTCTCCTGGACCAGGCCCTTGCCGACATCACGGCAGCCGGCGCCCGCGTCATCCTCACCAGCGGCAACCACGATTCCGCCGCAAGGCTGGGCTTCGGCGGCAGGATCTTCGAGCAGGGCGGGGTGCATCTGCGCACCGGGATCGAAGCGATCACGGCACCGGTCCTGCTGGGGGAGGGCACCCCGGTTGCCGTGTACGGCATTCCCTACCTGGAACCGCGGCTGGCTGCACCGGAACTTGGTCCGGACGTGTCACCGACACACACCGGCGTCCTGGGCGAAGCGGTCCGCCGCATCCGCGAAGACGTGGCCCGCAGGGAGGCAGCCGGTGCACCGGTCCTGCCGCTCGTCATGGCCCACACCTTTGCCAGCGGAGGGATCACCTCCGACAGCGAACGCGACCTCTCGGTGGGCGGTGTCGGTGCGGTACCCCTGGATCTGTTCAGCGGCTTCACCTACGCAGCCCTGGGGCATCTGCACGGGCGCCAGGAACTGGCCCCCAACGTCTGGTACAGCGGCTCGCCCCTTCCGTATTCCTTTTCCGAAGCGCGCCAGTCCAAGGGCGGACTGCTGGTCGAGATCGACGACGGCGGCCTCACTGCAGTTACTCCCGTGCCCTGGAAGGCGCCGCGGAACCTGCAGGTCCTGCGGGGGACCCTGGAAGGACTCCTGGAAGATCCTCACCTGGGCACTGCCGAAGACGCCTGGTGCCAGGTGACCCTGACCGATGAGCAGCGGCCTCCCAAAGCGATGGAACGCATCCGGTCCCGCTTCCCCGGCACACTGGTCCTCGCCTTCGAGCCGCCGTCCGGCTCCCGCGGAGTCAACGAGAGCTACAGCACGCGGCTGGCCCGGGCGACAGATGACCTGGACGTCTGCTGCGGATTCCTGGACCATGTCCGGTCCCGCGAGGCAGCACCCGAGGAACGGGACCTCTTCGCTGAAGTCCTGGGCAAGGTCAACGCGGCAGAGGTTTCCAAATGA
- a CDS encoding MIP/aquaporin family protein, with protein MTAEPHFPAGASAAETGSARITPLRSYGLVGRSIAEAAGSFLLVLAGLGVSFFNPSGGLSAPLAFGLVLAAAIIAFGYISGGHFLPTITVASALAGRTSWKSVVPYIVAQVVGALLAAVILWVSMTGHPQIPETQPFFSAVANGFAEHSATQFPLAGALLTEVIAAALLTAVFLGGGTRMTSAAAAFATGVTYAALLTFLVPITGGSINPARSTATAVFAESWALGELWLFWVAPLLGAAITGLIYRSLDLSASPAVQVTEGEPDDADGGTAAASRLSPETGTAPAVQADPQQDNEARGFFDKDDARDSDGDPDNGTADPRRS; from the coding sequence ATGACTGCTGAGCCACATTTCCCAGCCGGAGCCTCGGCTGCAGAGACCGGGTCCGCCCGGATCACCCCCCTGCGTTCGTATGGGCTCGTCGGCCGCAGCATCGCTGAAGCGGCCGGTTCCTTCCTCCTGGTGCTGGCAGGCCTGGGCGTTTCCTTCTTCAACCCCTCCGGCGGGCTCTCCGCCCCCTTGGCCTTCGGACTTGTCCTGGCCGCGGCCATCATTGCTTTCGGCTACATCTCCGGGGGCCACTTCCTCCCGACCATCACCGTGGCAAGTGCGCTGGCCGGCAGGACCAGCTGGAAGTCTGTGGTGCCCTACATCGTGGCCCAGGTGGTCGGCGCGCTGCTCGCGGCCGTCATCCTCTGGGTCTCCATGACCGGTCACCCGCAGATTCCCGAGACACAGCCGTTCTTCTCCGCCGTCGCCAACGGCTTCGCCGAGCACTCGGCAACACAGTTCCCGCTTGCCGGGGCACTCCTGACCGAGGTCATCGCCGCGGCGCTCCTGACTGCCGTCTTCCTGGGCGGCGGCACGCGCATGACGTCCGCTGCAGCCGCCTTTGCCACCGGCGTGACCTACGCAGCCCTGCTGACGTTCCTGGTCCCCATCACCGGCGGATCCATCAACCCCGCCCGTTCCACGGCCACCGCGGTCTTCGCTGAAAGCTGGGCCCTGGGCGAGCTTTGGCTCTTCTGGGTGGCTCCGCTGCTTGGCGCCGCAATCACCGGCCTGATCTACCGCAGCCTCGATCTCTCCGCTTCCCCGGCAGTGCAGGTCACGGAAGGCGAGCCGGACGACGCCGACGGCGGCACGGCTGCTGCCTCCCGGTTGTCACCGGAGACCGGCACGGCTCCCGCCGTGCAGGCTGACCCGCAGCAAGATAACGAAGCGCGCGGCTTCTTTGACAAAGACGATGCCCGGGACAGCGACGGCGACCCGGACAACGGCACGGCGGATCCCCGGCGCTCCTAG
- a CDS encoding ADP-ribosylglycohydrolase family protein, translating into MLGGAVGDALGYAVEFDSMDGIRSRFGTAGLSGFEQLGLPAPISDDTQMTLYTVDGLVEVLEWANDGVGADETACLWLAYLRWLKTQGEALPANAPDQPGRWIDAQEVLHHRRAPGNACLSGLMTGEMGTRTRPVNPDSKGCGTVMRSAPFGLLPWIEAETVYKFSSDGAALTHGHPSAIHSAAVFSTLIHDLLPDGAALDGAAAAAVRRAAASGVPELAARLEAAVALAAQELAGDADASPERMTQALGEGWVAEEALAIGLYCALASADAGSPEAQFRKAVSLAANHDGDSDSTASVAGNIMGTLYGRTAVPADWIQAIDARDTVEKMADALIRVTAG; encoded by the coding sequence CTGCTGGGAGGAGCGGTTGGCGACGCCCTCGGCTATGCCGTGGAGTTCGATTCGATGGACGGTATCCGCTCCCGTTTTGGCACGGCAGGACTCTCCGGCTTTGAGCAGCTTGGACTTCCCGCCCCCATCTCGGACGACACCCAAATGACCCTCTACACCGTGGACGGGCTCGTGGAGGTGCTGGAATGGGCCAACGACGGCGTTGGCGCCGACGAGACGGCCTGCCTGTGGCTGGCTTACCTGCGCTGGCTCAAGACCCAGGGCGAGGCCTTGCCTGCGAATGCACCGGACCAGCCCGGACGCTGGATCGATGCGCAGGAGGTGCTCCATCACCGCCGTGCTCCGGGCAATGCCTGCCTGTCCGGGCTGATGACCGGAGAAATGGGTACGCGCACGCGCCCGGTCAACCCGGATTCCAAGGGCTGCGGCACCGTTATGCGTTCCGCCCCCTTTGGCCTGCTTCCCTGGATCGAGGCGGAAACGGTCTACAAGTTCAGCTCCGACGGCGCTGCCCTGACGCATGGGCATCCGTCCGCGATCCACAGCGCCGCTGTCTTCAGCACGCTGATCCATGACCTGCTCCCCGACGGGGCTGCACTCGACGGGGCCGCTGCGGCTGCCGTACGGCGCGCGGCTGCCAGCGGCGTTCCGGAACTCGCCGCCCGTCTGGAGGCCGCCGTCGCGCTTGCTGCGCAAGAGCTGGCCGGAGACGCCGATGCATCCCCGGAGCGCATGACGCAGGCGCTGGGGGAAGGCTGGGTCGCTGAAGAAGCTCTGGCCATTGGCCTTTACTGCGCCCTGGCATCCGCGGACGCAGGCTCACCGGAAGCCCAGTTCCGCAAGGCTGTCAGCCTGGCGGCCAACCACGACGGCGACAGCGATTCGACCGCCTCGGTGGCCGGCAACATCATGGGCACGCTGTACGGCCGCACTGCGGTACCGGCCGACTGGATCCAGGCCATCGATGCACGGGACACCGTGGAAAAGATGGCCGACGCGCTGATCCGGGTTACGGCAGGCTAA
- a CDS encoding exonuclease domain-containing protein, translating to MGVDFTAIDFETANGFRGSPCSVGLSKVRDGRIVEETSWLMRPPEGHDFFDRRNTGIHGIEASMVAGKPRFGELFPEIGAFIGEDLLVAHNAAFDLGVIRSALEVSGLAGPAYDYACTVMLSRRTYSLPSHSLPFVAEAAGVPLENHHDAAADARACAGILIDIIRRSGAPGTAEYFALQGKAPNHAPAYRPGIDPVSKATRDALERGTGAPSAAGSFSGWPSEGVNPPPNLDAFPGHPLFGQTVVFTGNLGMPRQDAKDRAAELGARPASNVTRSTTVLVVGDGFEAGDLRNGRVTGKARRVLDLHERGQRIEVLSEAEFLQMLGGTWPAASQ from the coding sequence GTGGGCGTAGATTTCACCGCCATAGATTTTGAGACTGCAAATGGTTTCCGCGGATCTCCCTGCTCGGTCGGCCTGAGCAAAGTCCGGGACGGCCGGATCGTCGAGGAAACGTCCTGGCTGATGCGCCCGCCCGAGGGACACGATTTCTTTGACCGGCGCAACACCGGCATCCACGGCATCGAGGCGTCGATGGTGGCGGGCAAACCCCGGTTCGGCGAGCTCTTTCCCGAGATCGGCGCTTTCATCGGCGAGGACCTGCTCGTGGCACACAACGCCGCCTTCGACCTCGGTGTCATCCGCTCCGCCCTGGAAGTCTCCGGACTGGCGGGGCCTGCCTATGACTATGCCTGCACCGTCATGCTGTCTCGGCGCACCTATTCCCTGCCCTCGCATTCCCTGCCGTTCGTGGCGGAAGCGGCAGGGGTGCCGCTGGAGAACCACCACGACGCGGCCGCGGATGCCCGCGCCTGCGCCGGAATCCTCATCGACATCATCCGGCGCTCTGGTGCTCCGGGGACCGCTGAGTACTTCGCACTCCAGGGCAAAGCGCCCAACCATGCCCCGGCCTACCGCCCCGGCATCGATCCGGTGTCCAAGGCCACCCGCGACGCGCTGGAGCGCGGAACCGGTGCACCCTCGGCCGCGGGGTCCTTCAGCGGCTGGCCTTCCGAGGGAGTGAATCCTCCGCCCAACCTGGATGCGTTTCCGGGCCATCCGCTCTTTGGACAGACCGTGGTGTTCACGGGCAACCTGGGCATGCCACGGCAGGACGCCAAGGACCGTGCCGCTGAGCTGGGTGCACGGCCGGCCAGCAACGTGACCCGTTCCACTACTGTCCTGGTGGTGGGTGACGGCTTCGAAGCAGGGGACCTGCGAAACGGCCGCGTCACGGGTAAGGCCAGGAGGGTCCTGGACCTGCATGAACGCGGCCAGCGCATCGAGGTGCTTTCCGAGGCCGAGTTCCTGCAGATGCTCGGCGGGACCTGGCCGGCGGCCAGCCAATAG
- a CDS encoding DedA family protein: MSILISAATDPSSSDSALGGVAEWAVSIMEAIGAPGAGLAIALENLFPPLPSEVILPLAGFAASQGNFSIVEALIWTTLGSVLGAWALYGLGAWLGRDRMRAIVEKVPLVDIEDVDKVEAWFLKHGYKAVFFGRMIPIFRSLISIPAGIEKMPMLKFLGLTTAGSLIWNSIFVFSGFFLGESWHIVEEYAGIFQKIVIAAVLIGGIWYITSKIRSYRRKKAQRTAEDS, translated from the coding sequence ATGAGTATCCTGATCAGCGCCGCCACAGACCCCTCCAGCTCCGATTCGGCTTTGGGAGGGGTTGCCGAGTGGGCCGTAAGCATCATGGAAGCCATCGGCGCCCCCGGCGCGGGGCTTGCCATTGCTTTGGAGAACCTGTTTCCTCCGCTGCCGAGCGAAGTAATCCTCCCGCTGGCCGGTTTCGCCGCGAGCCAGGGCAACTTCTCCATTGTCGAAGCCCTGATCTGGACGACGCTTGGATCCGTCCTTGGCGCCTGGGCGCTGTATGGACTCGGCGCCTGGCTGGGCCGCGACCGGATGCGTGCCATCGTGGAAAAGGTTCCGCTGGTGGACATCGAGGACGTGGACAAGGTGGAGGCCTGGTTCTTGAAGCACGGCTACAAGGCCGTGTTCTTCGGGCGGATGATCCCCATCTTCCGCTCCCTGATCTCCATCCCGGCCGGCATCGAGAAGATGCCCATGCTCAAGTTCCTGGGGCTGACCACTGCCGGCAGCCTTATCTGGAACAGCATCTTCGTGTTCTCCGGTTTCTTCCTGGGCGAAAGCTGGCACATCGTTGAGGAATACGCCGGGATCTTCCAGAAGATCGTGATCGCGGCCGTCCTGATCGGCGGCATCTGGTATATCACGTCCAAGATCCGCTCCTACCGCCGGAAGAAGGCCCAGCGCACGGCCGAAGATTCCTGA
- the rdgB gene encoding RdgB/HAM1 family non-canonical purine NTP pyrophosphatase has product MNAVEPRLVLATRNAGKLRELRELLRGRIPGLDVDTQVIDAAAAGVPDVPETGVTFEENSLLKARAVAAATGLPAIADDSGLAVDVLGGAPGIFSARWSGVHGNDAANLELLLAQLADIGQEHRSAAFVCAAALAVPGGAEVVERGELRGTLLGEPRGSGGFGYDPILKPLGETRSCAELSSDEKNAISHRGQAFRALLPAIVRVLGGSQEPAQG; this is encoded by the coding sequence GTGAACGCCGTCGAACCCCGCCTGGTCCTGGCGACACGCAACGCCGGCAAGCTCCGGGAACTGCGTGAGCTGCTGCGCGGACGGATTCCCGGACTCGACGTGGATACCCAGGTGATCGACGCCGCTGCAGCCGGTGTTCCGGACGTCCCCGAAACCGGTGTCACCTTTGAAGAAAACTCGCTCCTGAAGGCACGTGCCGTTGCCGCCGCAACCGGCCTGCCGGCCATCGCCGACGATTCCGGGCTCGCCGTGGACGTCCTCGGCGGCGCACCGGGCATCTTCTCCGCCCGCTGGTCCGGTGTCCACGGCAATGATGCCGCGAACCTGGAGCTGCTGCTGGCGCAGCTGGCGGACATCGGGCAGGAGCACCGGAGTGCGGCCTTCGTGTGTGCTGCGGCCCTCGCAGTCCCCGGCGGAGCCGAAGTCGTGGAGCGCGGTGAGCTGCGCGGAACGCTGCTGGGCGAGCCGCGCGGCAGCGGCGGATTCGGCTACGATCCGATCCTGAAGCCGCTGGGGGAGACCCGGAGCTGTGCCGAACTGAGCTCCGACGAGAAGAATGCAATCAGCCACCGGGGCCAGGCGTTCCGTGCGCTGCTGCCTGCCATCGTCCGGGTCCTCGGCGGATCCCAGGAGCCGGCGCAGGGGTGA
- the rph gene encoding ribonuclease PH has translation MTTAPNSSPVLRADGRTPDQLRSISITRGWSKQAEGSALIEFGNTRVLCTASLTAGVPRWLKGEGKGWVTAEYAMLPRATNTRNDRESVKGKIGGRTHEISRLIGRSLRSVIDTRALGENTVVLDCDVLQADGGTRTAAITGAYVALADALAWAKENKLIARTAEPLVDTVAAVSVGIIDGVPMLDLPYVEDVRAETDMNVVVTGSGKFVEVQGTAEGAPFDRAELDALLDLALLGTSELAEIQRRTLAGQ, from the coding sequence ATGACTACAGCTCCGAATTCTTCGCCTGTCCTGCGGGCCGACGGCCGCACACCCGACCAGCTCCGCAGCATCAGCATCACCCGCGGATGGTCCAAGCAGGCCGAAGGGTCGGCGCTGATCGAGTTCGGCAACACCCGCGTGCTCTGCACGGCTTCCCTCACGGCCGGTGTCCCGCGCTGGCTCAAGGGCGAAGGCAAGGGCTGGGTCACCGCCGAGTACGCCATGCTTCCCCGCGCCACCAATACCCGCAACGACCGTGAGTCCGTCAAGGGCAAGATCGGCGGCCGGACGCATGAGATCTCCCGGCTGATCGGCCGGTCGCTGCGGTCGGTAATCGACACCCGCGCCCTCGGCGAAAACACCGTGGTCTTGGACTGCGACGTCCTCCAGGCCGACGGCGGCACCCGCACCGCTGCCATCACCGGCGCCTACGTGGCACTGGCGGACGCACTGGCCTGGGCCAAGGAGAACAAGCTCATTGCCCGCACCGCCGAGCCGCTGGTGGACACTGTTGCCGCCGTTTCGGTCGGCATCATCGACGGCGTGCCCATGCTGGACCTGCCGTATGTCGAGGATGTCCGCGCGGAGACCGACATGAACGTCGTCGTCACGGGCAGCGGAAAGTTCGTGGAAGTCCAGGGCACTGCCGAAGGCGCACCCTTTGACCGCGCCGAACTCGACGCACTCCTGGACCTTGCCCTGCTCGGGACCTCCGAGCTGGCAGAGATCCAGCGGCGCACCCTCGCGGGCCAGTGA